Genomic window (Microcaecilia unicolor chromosome 8, aMicUni1.1, whole genome shotgun sequence):
AAGGACATTCCTGAGAAGGGAGGACAGGGACTGCTTAGTCAAATACCCCATGAAGCAGTAAAGTAGTGGATTGATGCAGCTGTTGAGGTAGGCCAAGCCAGCAGCCAAGCTGTACGCAACCTTCAAGGAAGATCTGGACACCTGGGTGAACTTTAGTAAACTGACTATATGGTAGGGAAACCAGCTAAGGAAGAAGGTCAAAATAATGACACTTATTATTTGGAAGAATCTTCTGGAATGGGTCCTCTGCCGTTTTTTAATTTTCACTGCAATGGCCAAATAGCAGGTGGTAATCACCATGAAAGGAATAAAGAAGCTGAAGGTAAACCTGATGAGGTAAAGCACAAGCTTGATGTGGTCTTCAGTACCTTCAAAGGTACATTTTATCCTAGTTCCTTTCAGGGAGGTCCCACGAAATAGCATGTGTGGCATGCTAAGGATGGCTGCCAAGCACCAGGAGGCAAAGCTAATGGTGGAAGAAAGTCTAGCAGTACGATGGTTCCTGGACCACACTGGGCTGGTCACTAGGAGGCAACGGTCAATGCTGATGATGGCCAGTATGAAGACACTAGTGTAGAGGTTGACGTGCTTCACAAAAACACTCAGTTTGCAAAGGGCCAGGCCAAAGGGCCACTGGTCCCCTAGGGCATCTCGGACAGCAGCCAAGATGCGGAAGGCAGAGAAGACAAAGTCTGCCACAGCCAAGTTGAGAATCCAAGTAGACAAGACATTCTTCTTTGTCCTGAAGGCCATCAACCAGATGACCAGACCATTGCCTGTTGTGCCAGCCACAAAGATGAAAGCATTGATGGTGGCTCCTAATATACTGACTGGCTCTTCTGTACTAGTCTCCCTGTCCTGGGCTGATGTTACATTGAGGAACACTGGTGAAACAAATACTTCCACCATTGCTTCTGTTCTG
Coding sequences:
- the LOC115476787 gene encoding chemokine-like receptor 1 — its product is MVEVFVSPVFLNVTSAQDRETSTEEPVSILGATINAFIFVAGTTGNGLVIWLMAFRTKKNVLSTWILNLAVADFVFSAFRILAAVRDALGDQWPFGLALCKLSVFVKHVNLYTSVFILAIISIDRCLLVTSPVWSRNHRTARLSSTISFASWCLAAILSMPHMLFRGTSLKGTRIKCTFEGTEDHIKLVLYLIRFTFSFFIPFMVITTCYLAIAVKIKKRQRTHSRRFFQIISVIILTFFLSWFPYHIVSLLKFTQVSRSSLKVAYSLAAGLAYLNSCINPLLYCFMGYLTKQSLSSLLRNVLSDGQ